TCcatttgtttttatatgttGGTTTCATTTGTCATGTTATTTCCTTAATGAGTTGttgttaatgaaaaattgtatttttttttttaagatattatgGGAGACAAATGAGGAAATCAAGGAATCCCTTCCTTCTGGAGAGACAAAATCTAATCTTAATAATGAGAAATCTGAGTTTGATAGAGTTGTGGAAGAGCAAAGGCTCTTGAGGAGAAGGGTGGATAATCATGTGTAACGCATTCTACAGTTAGAAAGAAGTATAAAACGTCTAGAAGAAGAGGATTTGAATGAGATACCATCTTTTAATGATGGTATGGAGGGAGCTTCGACAGATGACAAAGGAAGAGATTTAGTCATTGCGAATTTTGTGGATGGGGGCATTCATGCACCTTCCACAAATGAGAACAttgatttttcaattgtttaCAAAACTTGCACTTCAATGCTTTGTGATGATGGTGCTGTGTAAGTTATACAAGAAATGAACATTATCATGATTTATAAATGTTTAGTATACTTTCATGAATTTCTTTTGTATTCAGAGTACTTGTAGAGGTGTCAAACAACATGTTGACCTGTACAGACTTACAATGCTTAAAACCGCGTGCAAAAATTGATAACATGGTAAGTTGTGTTATGAACCAAAAGTTGTTCAATAACAATCAATTATGTGAGTGCATAAGTTTCATGAGCTATTGGTGTAGGTTATGTTGTTTGCCACAGGGATGATTGTGTATAATGAGTTGCACATAGCAGGAATGATTAGTCGCTGTTTTTTCAATCCTTTTTTTGCGGTATGTAAAACTCTATTAGTTTATGTTAAACTATAATTGTTCATTTTAGTCTTGGAGGAATTTAGGATGtaattgtttgaatttatttggtgggTGCAATTTTTGTAGACAATGGTCATGGAAAGGCTGAAGATTCCTAAGAAAAAGCGAGAACCGTTGACACAAACTGATTACCATCACTGGTTCCAACCACAATCATTTGCATTGAATGTTTTGTTAAGAGCTCAATTTGTAAGTACATTTGCATTAAATCATTTCCATTGTATGCTATTATAGGTTTATCATAGCATTATTCTTCATTGTATTgatgtttgtggttgtggttctGTAGTTGTTTGTGCCTTCCGTTGGTGATGACCATTGGTGGTGCTATGCTGTCAATTGTCAATCAAGGGAATTGTTCATTTTGGATCCCCTTGGTCACAAAAGGCGGTccagaaaaaaaattgacaagGCTATAGTAAGACAATTTGTGTTGTActactgtttttcttttaagcaAACTTTACTTTTAGAAGTCAAcatttacaataatatataatttttttaatgtgaatttCTAAGGTTGCCACTTTGCAAGAATTATTCAATATGATTGACATAGACTCAAACTATAAGGAGCAGGAATTGAACGTCATTGAAGAAGATTTGCCAGTGCAACCAAATACGTTAGTGACATTGTGAATGACCAATTTTTTGGGTTCTATCATATAGCCACTTGTTtctaatatttgtataatttgtaGGTATGATTGTGGTATGTTGGTGATTAAATATATGGAGTTATGGGACCACacaccaaaatttgatgggaaTAAAATACCTGATTATACAACggtttgtattttttatgtatatggTTATTTCAATATCATTTTTGATTAAAGGTTTTGAAGTGTATATAACAACGATATTCTTATCGCAGGATCAATTACAAGTTCTAAGAAAACAGATGGTTTGTGAGTGGACATTACACAAAGATAATGTTCATCGGAGTTTGGTATTGAAGAAATGCGGGATGGCTGATTAGGACATTATGGGTGATTAGGACATTATGCAATTGGGCCATGAAATGTTGTTATAGTGAATACTTTGTTGTCCATATTTTTTGGCAAAGGGAAATTTTAGCTATGCTTCCAAATTGTTAGGTTTTTAGTGATGCAGTTGTGAGTGGAGATTGAAAGAAGAAACTTTACAATACCTGGAAAATGATTGATTTATCTCTTGACAAAAAAGCAAATATATGTTCCTTGTTTTTGACTGTGCCccgttataaaatattttgggCTTTCATAAAGCTAGGTTTTGCTTCATATGCATTAAAGATGTTATACAATAACAACCCAGTTTTATTGTAGTACTTCCTCAGCATATTacaatgtatataaattaagGAAGTAATACTGTTTGTGGCACAAGATTTATAAACATTTACTATGTCAAGTCACCTTTATGTTGTTGGAGTACATTACATGATGGCAAATAACATGTTGCTCAAAcgatttataaaaaatatttataaaaaaattaataattattacattgtTTAAGAATGAAATCAAGATTGAAACGTTTTTTTGGATAATTAACCACTTACTGGACCACAAAAAGTGGTCATTGggattcaattaaataaattttattggtGTTCAAAACATGTATAAAACATAACCACATAGTACTGAGGACATAACCAGTTACTGCACCACAAAAAGTGGTCATTGGGAttgaattaaatcaattttattgttgttcaaAACATCTATAAAACATAACCACAAAGTACTGCGGACATAACCAGTTACTGCACCAAGACATATATGTGGTCATGGGGATTGAATTAATCACTCTTGGTTTTGTACAAAACGCAGTCCAC
This genomic interval from Vigna radiata var. radiata cultivar VC1973A chromosome 8, Vradiata_ver6, whole genome shotgun sequence contains the following:
- the LOC106770269 gene encoding ubiquitin-like-specific protease 1A translates to MEGASTDDKGRDLVIANFVDGGIHAPSTNENIDFSIVYKTCTSMLCDDGAVVLVEVSNNMLTCTDLQCLKPRAKIDNMVMLFATGMIVYNELHIAGMISRCFFNPFFATMVMERLKIPKKKREPLTQTDYHHWFQPQSFALNVLLRAQFLFVPSVGDDHWWCYAVNCQSRELFILDPLGHKRRSRKKIDKAIVATLQELFNMIDIDSNYKEQELNVIEEDLPVQPNTYDCGMLVIKYMELWDHTPKFDGNKIPDYTTDQLQVLRKQMVCEWTLHKDNVHRSLVLKKCGMAD